From Arcobacter sp. CECT 8983, the proteins below share one genomic window:
- a CDS encoding DUF2062 domain-containing protein has protein sequence MPRKKLKKVLPTHEKIQAQRFLKIFGKFLHKRELWSVSRRKVVGGVLIGIFVACLPMPLQMVLSTLLAIYFNVNLPISFALIFISNPITMPPLFYFEYKLGNLILGNTNPVEFNFHSMYDNFEQIASSLWTGALVFGVFSSVICSIFVNFFWIASVKKQRRR, from the coding sequence TTGCCAAGAAAGAAATTAAAAAAAGTACTTCCTACTCATGAAAAAATACAAGCACAAAGATTTTTAAAAATATTTGGTAAATTTTTACACAAAAGAGAATTATGGAGCGTATCTAGAAGAAAAGTTGTTGGTGGAGTTTTAATTGGTATTTTTGTAGCATGTTTACCAATGCCATTACAAATGGTATTATCTACACTTCTTGCTATTTATTTTAATGTAAATTTACCTATTAGTTTTGCTCTTATCTTTATTAGTAACCCAATTACAATGCCACCACTTTTTTATTTTGAGTATAAACTTGGAAATTTGATTTTGGGAAATACAAACCCTGTAGAGTTTAATTTCCATTCTATGTATGATAATTTTGAACAAATTGCTTCTTCACTTTGGACAGGAGCTTTAGTTTTTGGAGTTTTTTCTAGTGTTATTTGTTCAATATTTGTAAACTTTTTTTGGATTGCAAGTGTTAAAAAACAAAGAAGGAGATAA
- the rny gene encoding ribonuclease Y, protein MELVIVGIVVAIISVAITIFVVKKINKAKFDIYIEQAKAKAKVIEHEAKVILKDAQIKAKRDYDREFKAAKREYDDMLSQIERKEKELNHHLECELKAIKEEKAQIVEKNEKITTIKEGLKRQQKTYEEKISKAIKVLENASGLTEDEAKELMLEKVKEDSRAEIASIFRKRYKLAEQNSKDEINNMFSQAVTRYAGEFAAERLINNIPINDEETKGKIIGKEGRNIKALEMLLGVDIIIDDTPNTITISSFNLYRRAIATRTIEELLEDGRIQPARIEEIYNKVKTEFDNNILKEGEDVVMELGIKSMHPELIKLVGRLRYRASYGQNALKHTLEVANLAGLLAAQMGGDAVLARRAGILHDIGKALTHDMPGSHVDLGAEICRRYDEPDTVINAIYAHHGHEEPINVESAAVCAADALSAARPGARREVLESFLKRVEEVENISTSKTGVINAYAINAGREVRVIVKAELVNDDEAILLATEIAQEIEEKVQYPGEIKVNVIREIRASSYAR, encoded by the coding sequence ATGGAATTAGTAATAGTAGGTATTGTAGTTGCAATTATTAGTGTTGCGATTACGATATTCGTAGTAAAAAAAATAAATAAAGCAAAATTTGATATTTATATTGAACAAGCAAAGGCAAAAGCAAAAGTTATTGAACATGAAGCTAAAGTGATCTTAAAAGATGCTCAAATTAAGGCAAAAAGAGATTATGATAGAGAGTTCAAAGCTGCTAAAAGAGAGTATGATGATATGCTTTCTCAGATTGAGAGAAAAGAGAAAGAGTTAAATCATCATTTGGAATGTGAGCTAAAAGCCATAAAAGAAGAAAAAGCCCAAATAGTTGAAAAAAATGAAAAAATTACAACTATAAAAGAGGGATTAAAAAGACAACAAAAAACTTATGAAGAAAAAATTTCTAAAGCTATAAAAGTATTAGAAAATGCTTCTGGGTTAACTGAAGATGAAGCAAAAGAACTTATGCTTGAAAAAGTAAAAGAAGATAGTCGAGCAGAAATAGCTTCTATTTTTAGAAAAAGATATAAGTTAGCAGAACAAAACAGTAAAGATGAGATTAACAATATGTTCTCTCAAGCTGTTACTAGATATGCAGGTGAGTTTGCAGCAGAAAGACTTATCAATAATATTCCTATTAATGACGAAGAAACAAAAGGAAAAATTATTGGTAAAGAAGGGCGAAATATTAAAGCTCTTGAGATGTTATTAGGTGTTGATATTATTATTGATGATACACCAAATACGATCACTATTTCATCTTTTAATCTTTATAGAAGAGCAATTGCTACTAGAACTATTGAAGAGTTATTAGAAGATGGAAGAATTCAACCTGCAAGAATTGAAGAGATTTACAACAAAGTTAAAACAGAGTTTGATAATAACATCCTAAAAGAGGGTGAAGATGTTGTAATGGAACTTGGAATTAAATCAATGCATCCAGAACTTATTAAGTTAGTTGGAAGATTAAGATATAGAGCTTCTTATGGTCAAAATGCATTAAAGCATACTTTAGAAGTTGCTAACTTAGCTGGTTTATTAGCTGCTCAAATGGGTGGAGATGCTGTTTTAGCTAGAAGAGCAGGTATCTTACATGATATTGGAAAAGCATTAACTCATGATATGCCAGGTAGTCATGTGGATTTAGGAGCTGAAATCTGTAGAAGATATGATGAGCCAGATACTGTTATAAATGCAATTTATGCTCATCATGGACATGAAGAACCAATAAATGTAGAGTCTGCTGCTGTATGTGCTGCTGATGCTTTAAGTGCAGCTAGACCAGGTGCTAGAAGAGAAGTTCTTGAAAGCTTCTTAAAAAGAGTAGAAGAGGTTGAAAATATCTCTACTTCTAAAACAGGTGTAATTAATGCATATGCAATTAATGCTGGACGTGAAGTAAGAGTAATAGTAAAAGCTGAGTTAGTAAATGATGATGAAGCAATTTTACTTGCAACTGAAATAGCACAGGAAATTGAAGAAAAAGTTCAATATCCAGGTGAAATAAAAGTAAATGTAATTAGGGAGATTAGAGCTTCTTCTTACGCTAGATAG
- a CDS encoding 5-formyltetrahydrofolate cyclo-ligase, with protein MKENHKSDFRKSCIKRLEFSSRFLKLYKDKKTVEKLEKFIELYNFRNILLYIPMDMEVNVLPLINKLRKKQINVFVPFMYKDSFKLVKYRLPLQKKRFGIKEPNNSFCIHPKIDLAIVPVVGVDKEWKRIGFGKGMYDRFFYSLDYKPTIVFTQLTLCKANKTLSNKYDIQADFVITN; from the coding sequence ATGAAAGAAAATCACAAAAGTGATTTCAGAAAATCATGTATTAAAAGATTAGAGTTTTCAAGCCGCTTTTTAAAGTTATATAAAGATAAAAAGACAGTAGAGAAATTAGAAAAATTTATAGAATTATATAATTTCAGAAATATATTGTTATATATTCCAATGGATATGGAAGTAAATGTACTTCCTTTAATCAATAAATTAAGAAAGAAACAAATTAATGTATTTGTTCCTTTCATGTACAAGGACAGTTTTAAATTAGTAAAGTATAGATTGCCATTACAAAAAAAGAGGTTTGGTATTAAAGAACCCAATAACTCTTTTTGTATTCATCCAAAAATAGATTTAGCCATTGTCCCTGTTGTGGGAGTGGATAAAGAATGGAAAAGAATTGGTTTTGGTAAAGGAATGTATGACAGATTTTTTTATAGCTTAGACTATAAACCAACTATTGTTTTTACTCAATTAACACTTTGTAAAGCGAATAAAACACTAAGTAATAAATACGATATTCAAGCTGATTTTGTAATTACAAATTAA